Genomic window (Planctomycetota bacterium):
GGCTTCACGTGACTCATCAAGGCCTCGAGCGTCTCGCGATGGTTATGCACATCATTGAACATCGCGAAGCGCACGGGATCTTTTGCGTCGGGCAACGGCGTGAAGCGGTACGTGTCGGTGACGACTTCGGGCTTGCCGGCGAACTGATAGGCGACGTGGTATTGATAGCGCGTCCTGGGCTTGAGGCCATCGAGCCTGACTTTCCAGATGGTCCATGGCGAATGCGGAATCACGGCGGCAACGGCAGGCGCCTCCTGCATCTGATTGCCCTCGGCCTCGCCCCAGACCACACGAACATGAGCGGCGTTCTGAGTGTAGAAGCAGATCGTCATACCCGTCTGCGTGGGGTTCTGCAGACACGGCAATAACACCGCAGGCAGCGGCGGCGGCGCCGGCTTCTCCTGCGATGAGGCGTCCTCCGCGCCGCGCGCGATGGAGACGAACACCGCGACCCACAACACAGCGAACCAACCAGAGAGCTTTTTCATATGGAATCTATCCTTTGCCAAAATCAGCCGCCTATTCAAGGCCAAGGCGAAGTCGCCCCCACGATGCCGCGCATCGCTCGCATCATTCATTCGCCGCGAACGCCTCCCAAAAATCTGCCGCGGACGCTTTATGTTTTTCAATCCTCAGTGTATGATATAGCGTTAAATTAAACTATAGGCATTTTCCATTGCGATAGCCAGACCGACGCGTCGTCGTTTTGATGGAACCTGATCGTGATGATGACGTCCGCTCGCATGCACGGCGGCGGCCCGGTCCCATGAGGCGAGCGGGCAACCAGCGTTACGAATGTTTCTCGAATCAACATCGGTTTTCAGAAAGCTGACAACGACAATGGCTTCCTCCTCCTCGCGTCCCCGATTGGCGGACATCGCCCGAGCGGCCAAGGTGTCGCCGATGGCGGTGGCCGCGGTGCTGACCGGGGCCGGGGGCGGACGCGTGCGCGTGGCGAAGGAGACCGCCAAGCGGGTGCGCGACATTGCGCGGAAGATGAACTTCCGACCCAACATCGCGGCGCAGCAACTCTCCGGTCGACCGAGCCGGATCATCGGCGTGGTCGGTCACGACTGGTTCGAATCCATGCCGGTCCGCGTATTGTCCTGGCTCAACAAAGTCGCCGATGAGCACGGGTATCGCGTGATCAGCTCGCAGACCAATGGGCGGGGCGAATCGCTGCGTGATTATGTTGAAGAATGCAGCGCCCGCGGGATCGACGGGGTGATCTACATGGCCCACGCCGACGACGCGATATGGAACGTGGCGAAGCGGGCCTTTGCTCCGGCGTCCCGTGTGGTATCGCTGATGGGCGATCCGGGCATTCGGCGCGCCCACCGCGTTCTGAGCGATTATGCCGGCGGAATCGAGCAGGCGGTCGAACACCTGCATCGAACGGGTAGGCGGCGGATCGTGCAGGTGCTCGAGGACATGGAGCTTCAGGTCAACTGCCTGCGGCGTGACGGCATGCAGCGCGCGTTCGACAAACTTGGATTGACCTTCAACGCCAAGTCGATCTGCGTCGAAACCAAGGGCTGGCCGCCGGGCTCGCCGCGCTTCGATGATCTGGTTGAGAAGTTGGTCATGCGGCGCAGAGCCGACGCCGTGATCGCCGACAGCGACAGCGGCGCGGCGTCCTTCATCAGCGCGCTGCGACGGCGCGGCATCCGACCCGGACAGGACGTCGCGGTCGTCGGATGGGGACATGACGTGTGGGGCGTGTTTTCCGACCCAACACTGACCACGATCCACCTGGGTCTCGATCAGCTCGCCGGCCACGCCGTCCGACTCATCGTCGATCAGATCGACAAGCCCGACCGTGAGATGTCCGCCCAACGACTCGTGATCCCTCAAACGCTGATCGTCCGCGAATCGGCGTAGACCGCAAAGGAAACCAAGTGATGAGACGTATTTTCATCGGACTCATGGCAATGGCGATCGCGTGGGCGATGGGACCAGAAGCACGCCTCGTTCAGGCGGCGCCGACCGACCGGGCTGCGACTTCTGATCTCGGTGTCGCGTTTCCCGGTCCACCACCCGGCGCGGCTCAATGCCGGACGAGCGGCGATGTGCTGACGCTCCAGAACGCCGTGCTCGCCGCATCATGGCGAGTCAGCGGCGTGGCGTTGACGCCGCTGACATGGGTCAACAAGCTCACGCAGGCGTCATTCGATCAGACGGGGGCGCGGCTGTTCAGTGTGGCGACGCAGCCGCAGGAAGCCGGTCCGTCGGGCGCGGCGTATGTGGCGATTCAACTCGATGCGGACGAGGTGTTTGTGCTGGCGTCGCAGGACGGCCTGACATGGACGCAGATCACCTCGTTTCCGCGGGCCGACTACCCCGGCGAGCCGCGGCTCGTTCGCATCGGCAAAATGGACGTACTGGCCATGCCGGTCAATCACCGCGGCGGACTGGGCGACAGCGGCGAATCCACCATCAGCGAGCTGGCCGTCGCGCCCGAGGTCGGCGCGTTGCCGCGCGATCCGTTTGTGATCAGCGCCCGGGCCCATGAGGCGAAGATCAAGGAGTATCCGTTTCCCGCCGGCGCCCGGATGATTTCCTGCCGCATCGACAAGGGCACGGATCAGGGACAAACGTGGGGACCGGCCCTGGCGCTGATCTGGGAGGATGGCAAGCGATTCGTACTCATCGGCCGCCGCGACAAGGCGACGTCATTCAACGTCGAAACCGCGAAGGGGCAGAAGATTCACGGCGCCAAGCTCAGCGGCTATCTCGCCGATGATGCGTCCCCCGCGAAGTTTCGGCTCACCGCCCCGCCGGTGGTGAGTCGGATTGAGCCCGCACCCGACGGGGGGCGGATCGCTGACCGCATCGGCGGGATGGCCATCGAGGCGACATTCACCAGCGATCGCGGCATCGACGCCCATTGGCGCGCCGAGCTGCGCGACGGCTCCAACTACATCCGTCAGATCGTCACATTCTCGACGACGAAGCCGAGCGTTCCGCTCACCGGCGTCGAGCTGTGCGATGTGCGCGTGCCGGACGGATATACCGTGGGCCGGTGCCCCGGCTGCCCTGTCGCCGCGGCGCACAACAGTCTGTTCTTCGGCGTCGAAATGCCCGGCGCGCAGAATGCCGTCAATCCCATCCGGACGCGCATCGGCTTCACGTGTAGTCTGACACTCACGTCCGAGCAGTCGTACACTTTCGGCCAGGTCGCCGGCGTCGCGCCGGAGGGTCAACTTCGCCGCGCCTTCCTGTGTTACATCGAACGCGAGCGGGCGCGACCGACCAGCCCGTTCCTGCACTACAATTCGTGGTACGACATGGGCTCCTCCCCCAACGAGGAAAAGCTCCTCGACGTCGTGCAGCAGTACAACAAGGAACTGGTCGAAGGGCGCGGCGTGCCGGTCATGTCATACCTCATCGACGACGGCTGGGACGATGCGAGCAAGGGCTTCTGGATTGAAAACAAGCGGGCATTTCCCGGCGGTTTTCAAAGCGTCAGCCGGAAGATGGCCGAATCCGGCGCCCGCATGGGCATCTGGATCTCGCCGTTGGGCGGGTACAACGGGCGCAAGGAGCGCACCGAATGGGCCCGCAAGATGGGGCTGATCCCATCCGACAGCGCGCTGGACCTCGCTCAGCCGGGCTACCGCAAATGGTTCGAGGAGCGATGCATTGAGTTGATGCGCCAAGACGGCGTGAACATCTTCAAATGGGACAAGGCCGGTGACGGCGTGAGTCCGCATTTTATGGCGCTATTGGGCGTGGCGCAGGCGCTGCGGAAAGTGAATCCGGAACTTTTCATCAACGTCACGGTCGGCACGTGGCCCTCGCCGTTCTGGCTTAATCATATCGACTG
Coding sequences:
- a CDS encoding LacI family DNA-binding transcriptional regulator, which encodes MFLESTSVFRKLTTTMASSSSRPRLADIARAAKVSPMAVAAVLTGAGGGRVRVAKETAKRVRDIARKMNFRPNIAAQQLSGRPSRIIGVVGHDWFESMPVRVLSWLNKVADEHGYRVISSQTNGRGESLRDYVEECSARGIDGVIYMAHADDAIWNVAKRAFAPASRVVSLMGDPGIRRAHRVLSDYAGGIEQAVEHLHRTGRRRIVQVLEDMELQVNCLRRDGMQRAFDKLGLTFNAKSICVETKGWPPGSPRFDDLVEKLVMRRRADAVIADSDSGAASFISALRRRGIRPGQDVAVVGWGHDVWGVFSDPTLTTIHLGLDQLAGHAVRLIVDQIDKPDREMSAQRLVIPQTLIVRESA